The Brassica napus cultivar Da-Ae chromosome C7, Da-Ae, whole genome shotgun sequence genome has a segment encoding these proteins:
- the BNAC07G09110D gene encoding uncharacterized protein BNAC07G09110D: MSRFLNNGLSFLMHKRGSRMLSSSSSSSGPFLRLGSMVKEEEEEDVLDDVLLFDAAKEELLTVPDKPHPHELADTTVVASSLGWGFFSGFSDRSLYISDHLNPLSSSSKVIPLPPLTALSSCQTDVFCNVAMSSSSPSDDDPDLVVAVKFLGRQLSLCRPNRDLRWTNIATPFPFLERSNLMYSNRDRKFYLPLPGSTYLCSWDLHFTPSFRKFMYTNRPKLSQSEHQLLDSCSRADYWVESPSGERFLVKCYTNDTLERDPVFMVFREEGMTDMCYTEDIGDLCIFISESDPFCVLAGSCPGLVPNSIYLTESVFGVYHLPTKSLRHFEEKPFLGKAEVQPSLGKAEVQPILPHWLPPSCSHLL, encoded by the exons ATGTCTAGGTTTCTTAACAACGGACTCTCCTTCTTG ATGCACAAGAGGGGATCTCGTatgttatcatcatcatcatcgtcttcaGGTCCCTTTCTGAGGCTTGGCAGTATGgtcaaggaagaagaagaagaagatgtactTGATGACGTTCTCTTGTTCGATGCTGCCAAGGAAGAGTTACTCACTGTCCCTGACAAACCACATCCCCATGAGCTCGCTGACACGACTGTCGTTGCATCTTCTCTTGGATGGGGGTTCTTCTCTGGCTTTTCCGACCGTTCCTTGTACATCTCGGACCACTTGAACCCactgtcttcttcttccaagGTCATTCCTCTGCCTCCGCTCACTGCTCTCTCCTCTTGCCAAACCGACGTCTTCTGCAATGTCGCCATGTCCTCATCCTCTCCTAGTGATGATGACCCGGACTTGGTCGTTGCTGTCAAGTTCTTGGGCAGACAGCTCAGTCTCTGCCGACCAAACCGTGACTTGCGATGGACTAACATCGCTACTCCTTTCCCCTTCTTGGAAAGATCCAACCTCATGTACTCCAACAGAGACCGCAAGTTCTACTTGCCTCTTCCTGGCAGCACCTACCTATGCTCCTGGGATCTCCACTTCACCCCGAGCTTCCGTAAGTTTATGTATACCAACCGTCCCAAGCTCTCACAGTCCGAGCACCAGCTTCTGGATTCTTGTTCCAGGGCTGATTACTGGGTCGAGTCTCCCTCTGGAGAGCGTTTCCTGGTCAAATGCTACACTAACGACACTCTGGAGAGAGACCCTGTGTTCATGGTGTTTAGAGAGGAAGGCATGACCGACATGTGTTACACTGAGGACATTGGAGATTTGTGCATCTTCATTTCTGAGTCTGACCCTTTCTGCGTCCTGGCTGGCTCGTGCCCTGGTCTTGTCCCCAACTCCATCTATCTTACTGAATCTGTCTTTGGTGTCTACCATCTCCCCACCAAAAGCCTTCGTCATTTTGAAGAGAAACCATTTCTAGGAAAGGCCGAGGTTCAACCATCTCTAGGAAAGGCCGAGGTTCAACCCATCCTTCCTCACTGGCTTCCTCCATCATGCTCTCATCTTCTTTGA